From Microbacterium sp. YJN-G, a single genomic window includes:
- a CDS encoding Bax inhibitor-1/YccA family membrane protein: MSNFAFNNPAFQQQDPRNVATYPGAPQQQYAPPPPPGAAHAGVDAAANAHLEGMYAAPPAGAIETDRMTVEDTVWKTAGLFGILLVTAVVGWVWTLANISTTGQPNMTPWIIGALGGFVLALVITFTSRKKVRPALIWAYAAFEGLFIGGISAFFEVLFPGVVLQATLATVAVVGVTLALFASGKIRASAKMTKIFMIAMIGYLVFSLLNLVLMWTGVNDNAWGLRSMEIFGIPLGLIIGVFVVFMAAYSLVLDFDQIQQGVRNGAPRKYGWVGAFGIMVTVVWLYVEILRILAILRGSD; the protein is encoded by the coding sequence ATGAGCAACTTCGCATTCAACAATCCGGCGTTCCAGCAGCAGGACCCGCGCAACGTCGCGACGTACCCGGGTGCGCCGCAGCAGCAGTACGCCCCGCCGCCGCCTCCCGGCGCCGCGCACGCGGGCGTCGATGCCGCCGCCAACGCGCATCTGGAGGGCATGTACGCCGCTCCTCCGGCCGGCGCGATCGAGACCGACCGGATGACGGTCGAGGACACGGTCTGGAAGACCGCCGGCCTGTTCGGCATCCTTCTGGTCACCGCCGTCGTCGGCTGGGTCTGGACGCTCGCGAACATCTCGACCACCGGTCAGCCGAACATGACGCCGTGGATCATCGGCGCGCTCGGCGGCTTCGTGCTCGCCCTCGTCATCACATTCACCTCGCGCAAGAAGGTGCGTCCGGCGCTGATCTGGGCGTACGCAGCCTTCGAGGGTCTGTTCATCGGCGGCATCTCGGCCTTCTTCGAGGTGCTCTTCCCGGGCGTGGTCCTGCAGGCCACCCTCGCGACGGTCGCCGTCGTCGGCGTCACCCTCGCCCTGTTCGCCAGCGGCAAGATCCGTGCCTCGGCAAAGATGACCAAGATCTTCATGATCGCGATGATCGGCTACCTGGTCTTCTCGCTGCTGAACCTCGTGCTGATGTGGACCGGCGTCAACGACAACGCCTGGGGTCTGCGCAGCATGGAGATCTTCGGCATCCCGCTCGGACTCATCATCGGCGTGTTCGTGGTCTTCATGGCCGCGTACTCGCTGGTGCTCGACTTCGACCAGATCCAGCAGGGCGTGCGCAACGGCGCTCCCCGCAAGTACGGCTGGGTCGGCGCCTTCGGCATCATGGTCACCGTCGTGTGGCTGTACGTCGAGATCCTGCGCATCCTCGCGATCCTGCGCGGAAGCGACTGA
- a CDS encoding glycerophosphodiester phosphodiesterase family protein produces MPRRSPLVIGHRGAPGYRPEHSRSSYELALAMGADAVEPDVVATRDGVLVLRHENEISGTTDVADHPEFADRRTTKSIDGQSLTGWFTEDFTWDELATLRTRERLPKIRRSSATFDDAQPILRLPDLLDLVRRGSEEHGREIGVVLEIKHATYFEGIGLDLAPLIERDLRAAGWADGELPLVIESFESTVLARLRAAGISASFIYLIEATGKPFDLVTALGKEAPDYAEAVTPAGLDRLRGEVDGVSVAKRMLLQPGSTIVADAHERGMQVFTWTCRPENAFLAPAFRAGGGKAAFGDYESEWRVIADTGVDGVFVDHPDLGVAFFH; encoded by the coding sequence GTGCCCAGGAGATCTCCGCTCGTCATCGGCCATCGCGGCGCCCCCGGGTACCGTCCCGAGCACAGCCGTTCGTCGTACGAGCTGGCGCTCGCGATGGGGGCGGATGCCGTGGAGCCCGACGTCGTGGCGACCAGGGACGGCGTGCTCGTGCTGCGGCACGAGAACGAGATCTCAGGCACCACGGATGTCGCCGATCATCCCGAGTTCGCCGACCGGCGCACCACCAAGAGCATCGACGGTCAGTCGCTGACCGGATGGTTCACCGAGGATTTCACCTGGGACGAGCTGGCCACCCTGCGCACCCGCGAGCGGCTGCCCAAGATCCGCCGCTCCAGCGCCACGTTCGACGATGCGCAGCCGATCCTGCGCCTGCCCGACCTGCTCGACCTGGTGCGCCGTGGCTCCGAGGAGCACGGGCGCGAGATCGGGGTCGTGCTCGAGATCAAGCACGCCACCTACTTCGAGGGGATCGGCCTCGACCTCGCCCCGCTGATCGAGCGCGACCTGCGGGCGGCCGGATGGGCGGACGGCGAGCTGCCGCTGGTGATCGAGTCCTTCGAGTCGACGGTGCTCGCGCGCCTGCGCGCGGCCGGGATCTCAGCATCCTTCATCTATCTCATCGAGGCGACCGGCAAGCCATTCGACCTCGTCACCGCGCTCGGGAAGGAGGCGCCCGACTACGCCGAGGCGGTCACGCCCGCAGGGCTCGACCGCCTGCGCGGCGAGGTAGACGGCGTGAGCGTCGCCAAGCGGATGCTGCTGCAGCCGGGCAGCACGATCGTGGCCGACGCCCACGAGCGCGGGATGCAGGTGTTCACCTGGACGTGCCGGCCCGAGAACGCGTTCCTGGCGCCGGCCTTCCGGGCGGGCGGAGGCAAGGCGGCGTTCGGCGACTACGAGTCGGAGTGGCGCGTGATCGCCGACACCGGTGTCGACGGCGTGTTCGTCGACCACCCCGATCTCGGCGTCGCCTTCTTCCACTGA
- a CDS encoding pyridoxamine 5'-phosphate oxidase family protein: MIGIIEEDDCFSLLASTTVGRVGFMNEGRIKIIPVNFRMHGRDVVLRTREQGVLAQLPTQQHVAFEVDHHDDVAGTAWNVLLSGRVEAMTPEEVEALSAAERVLPWAGGDRELWLRFVADRVSGRRVRRPQFPTD, translated from the coding sequence ATGATCGGCATCATCGAAGAGGACGACTGCTTCTCGCTGCTCGCGTCGACGACGGTCGGACGCGTCGGGTTCATGAACGAGGGCCGGATCAAGATCATCCCGGTCAACTTCCGCATGCACGGCCGGGATGTCGTGCTGCGCACGCGGGAGCAGGGCGTGCTCGCGCAGCTTCCGACACAGCAGCATGTCGCCTTCGAGGTCGACCATCACGACGATGTCGCCGGCACCGCGTGGAACGTGCTGCTGAGCGGACGCGTCGAGGCGATGACGCCCGAAGAGGTCGAAGCCCTCTCCGCCGCCGAGCGCGTGCTGCCGTGGGCTGGTGGTGACCGTGAGCTCTGGCTCCGCTTCGTCGCCGACAGGGTCTCGGGCAGGCGGGTGCGCCGCCCCCAGTTCCCCACCGACTAG
- a CDS encoding ATP-dependent helicase — MTDAPLIVPASSGPRSADGSDELLAGLNPQQLEAVTHRGPALLIVAGAGSGKTSVLTRRIALLLRQREAWPSQILAITFTNKAAGEMRERVAGLVGDVARGMWISTFHSACVRILRREADQFGFTKSFTIYDSGDSRALLKRLVKEHEADAYGLTPGAVQSRISKLKNELLDAEGHARQANMSDPAERKFADIFTDYQRALQKANAFDFDDLIAQTVFLFRAFPKVANTYRRRFRHILVDEYQDTNHAQYALIHELTRPVSGEAPEPYASNGMMIFEPDPSAGNGVGAADADAGASLTVVGDSDQSIYAFRGADIRNITEFERDFPGAKVVLLEQNYRSTQNILSAANAVIGNNFDRKAKNLWSDRGPGERIVGFTGYSQHDEAQFVADEIEQLRRAGMPYSEMAVFYRTNSQSRALEEIFIRAAVPYKIMGGTKFYERAEIKDALAYLIAVANPADDMAVRRILNKPRRGIGDVTETSIARFAEENGLSFRDALRHPRELGVGPKIQAAIAQLDGVLDQATQIMIPASGEVPPATAVAEGLTALLDRSGYFESLRASRDPQDEARLENLDEFVAVARDFARNNPDGTIVDFLTEVALVSDADDLDDESGVVSLMTMHTAKGLEYDAVFVTGVEEDLIPHRISAGEPGGPQEERRLFYVGITRARKRLHLSLAMTRAQFGEVTVAMPSRFLQEIPGDLIDWRQSPGDVNSRGQSRALNARRPGGDRFGGGDRFGVKALPKRESLTPLSTAMDRFPNKVTGKVRDNGDLELSAGDRIRHDDFGEGRIEAVTGEGAKRIAHVRFDTAGQKKLLIKIAPIVKL, encoded by the coding sequence ATGACCGACGCCCCCCTCATCGTCCCCGCATCCTCCGGCCCGCGCAGCGCAGACGGCAGCGACGAGCTGCTCGCCGGACTCAACCCGCAGCAGCTCGAAGCCGTCACCCACCGCGGCCCCGCACTGCTCATCGTCGCCGGTGCCGGCTCGGGAAAGACGAGCGTGCTCACCCGCCGCATCGCCCTGCTGCTGCGTCAGCGTGAGGCGTGGCCGAGCCAGATCCTCGCGATCACGTTCACGAACAAGGCCGCAGGCGAAATGCGCGAGCGCGTCGCCGGGCTCGTCGGCGATGTCGCGCGCGGCATGTGGATCTCGACCTTCCACTCCGCGTGCGTCCGCATCCTGCGGCGCGAGGCCGATCAGTTCGGGTTCACGAAGTCGTTCACCATCTACGACTCGGGTGACTCCCGTGCCCTGCTGAAGCGACTCGTCAAGGAGCACGAGGCCGATGCCTACGGGCTCACCCCTGGTGCGGTGCAGTCGCGCATCTCGAAACTCAAGAACGAGCTGCTCGACGCCGAGGGGCACGCCAGGCAGGCGAACATGTCCGACCCGGCGGAGCGCAAGTTCGCCGACATCTTCACCGATTACCAGCGAGCACTTCAGAAGGCGAACGCGTTCGACTTCGACGACCTCATCGCGCAGACCGTCTTCCTGTTCCGCGCGTTCCCGAAGGTGGCGAACACGTACCGCCGTCGGTTCCGGCACATCCTCGTCGACGAGTACCAGGACACCAACCACGCTCAGTACGCGCTGATCCACGAACTCACCCGACCCGTCTCGGGCGAGGCGCCGGAGCCGTATGCCTCGAACGGCATGATGATCTTCGAGCCCGACCCTTCGGCAGGCAACGGGGTGGGAGCGGCGGATGCCGACGCCGGCGCCTCGCTGACCGTGGTCGGCGACTCGGACCAGTCGATCTACGCATTCCGCGGTGCCGACATCCGCAACATCACCGAGTTCGAGCGCGACTTCCCCGGTGCGAAGGTGGTGCTGCTCGAGCAGAACTACCGGTCCACGCAGAACATCCTCTCGGCCGCGAACGCCGTGATCGGCAACAACTTCGACCGCAAGGCGAAGAACCTGTGGAGCGACCGGGGTCCGGGAGAGCGGATCGTCGGGTTCACCGGCTACTCGCAGCACGACGAGGCGCAGTTCGTCGCCGACGAGATCGAGCAGTTGCGCCGAGCCGGGATGCCGTACTCCGAGATGGCGGTCTTCTACCGCACCAACTCGCAGTCCCGTGCGCTCGAGGAGATCTTCATCCGCGCCGCCGTGCCGTACAAGATCATGGGCGGTACGAAGTTCTACGAGCGCGCCGAGATCAAGGACGCCCTCGCCTATCTCATCGCGGTCGCGAATCCCGCGGATGACATGGCGGTGCGCCGCATCCTGAACAAGCCGCGTCGCGGCATCGGCGACGTCACCGAGACGTCGATCGCCCGCTTCGCCGAGGAGAACGGCCTGAGCTTCCGCGACGCGCTGCGCCACCCGCGCGAGCTCGGCGTGGGGCCGAAGATCCAGGCGGCGATCGCGCAGCTGGACGGCGTGCTCGATCAGGCCACGCAGATCATGATCCCGGCGTCGGGAGAAGTGCCGCCGGCCACTGCGGTCGCCGAGGGCCTCACCGCGCTGCTCGACCGCAGCGGCTACTTCGAGTCGCTGCGCGCCAGCCGCGACCCGCAGGACGAGGCACGACTCGAGAACCTCGACGAGTTCGTCGCGGTGGCCCGCGACTTCGCCCGCAACAACCCTGACGGAACGATCGTCGACTTCCTCACCGAGGTCGCCCTGGTCTCGGATGCCGATGACCTCGACGACGAGTCCGGAGTGGTGTCGCTGATGACGATGCACACCGCCAAGGGCCTCGAGTACGACGCGGTCTTCGTCACCGGCGTCGAAGAGGATCTCATCCCGCACCGCATCTCGGCGGGGGAGCCGGGAGGGCCGCAGGAGGAGCGCCGGCTGTTCTACGTGGGCATCACCCGTGCCCGCAAGCGCCTGCACCTGTCGCTCGCGATGACCAGGGCCCAGTTCGGCGAGGTCACCGTCGCGATGCCCAGCCGGTTCCTGCAGGAGATCCCGGGGGATCTCATCGACTGGCGGCAGTCGCCCGGCGATGTGAACTCGCGTGGCCAGTCACGTGCGCTGAACGCGCGCCGGCCCGGCGGCGACAGGTTCGGCGGCGGCGACCGGTTCGGAGTGAAGGCCCTTCCCAAGCGCGAGAGCCTCACGCCGCTCTCGACGGCGATGGACCGCTTCCCGAACAAGGTGACCGGCAAGGTGCGCGACAACGGCGACCTCGAACTCTCCGCCGGCGACCGCATCCGCCACGATGATTTCGGTGAGGGGCGCATCGAGGCCGTGACCGGTGAGGGGGCCAAGCGCATCGCGCATGTGCGCTTCGACACGGCCGGTCAGAAGAAGCTGCTCATCAAGATCGCGCCGATCGTCAAGCTGTAG
- a CDS encoding SseB family protein, which translates to MALFSRRKKSVDQPEVAPDASVEEPTARETAEETADAAIDAVPETPAEPVPSVGISVQAFRGVGAEAGPEVALPDEQAPAAAQRPQAAPAAGAARPAGSSAMPVDQPAVPRLPLAPALPPEQKHTVDGLIDNVLLRVALAELEEGASNPQLLGVMRQSLQGHLYLRVNGDAREQIAEGKPLSVGVVRDGDRSFMLAYSSGAALQASVQGAEDAASTSAIAQPSAAVYQQVISGGFTGIIIDNSSAPHRAVFPAELLQKALEQGDADMTVKSLLAGPRDEQTPVKVAEALAKTRSWVAINDGGNGQPVGVAEARTTDGRRFLQVFSHPLEIVALGREDKPAPFQPEQLAKVLSEHSEIAGILVDIAGPSIAIEREHLSALLVLAVDLGD; encoded by the coding sequence ATGGCCCTCTTCTCCCGCCGCAAGAAGTCCGTCGATCAGCCCGAGGTCGCGCCCGACGCATCCGTCGAGGAGCCGACCGCCCGAGAGACCGCCGAAGAGACCGCCGACGCGGCGATCGACGCGGTGCCCGAGACACCGGCTGAGCCGGTTCCCTCGGTGGGGATCTCGGTGCAGGCGTTCCGCGGCGTGGGTGCCGAGGCCGGTCCCGAGGTCGCTCTTCCCGACGAGCAGGCACCGGCCGCCGCCCAGCGGCCGCAGGCGGCTCCTGCCGCCGGAGCCGCCAGGCCCGCCGGTTCTTCGGCCATGCCGGTGGATCAGCCGGCCGTTCCCCGGCTGCCGCTCGCTCCTGCACTGCCGCCCGAGCAGAAGCACACCGTCGACGGTCTGATCGATAACGTGCTGCTGCGCGTGGCCCTCGCTGAGCTCGAAGAGGGCGCAAGCAACCCGCAGCTGCTCGGCGTCATGCGCCAGTCGCTGCAGGGGCACCTGTACCTGCGCGTGAACGGCGACGCCCGTGAGCAGATCGCCGAGGGCAAGCCGCTCTCGGTGGGCGTCGTCCGCGACGGCGACCGCTCGTTCATGCTTGCTTACAGCTCGGGCGCCGCGCTGCAGGCATCCGTGCAGGGTGCGGAGGATGCCGCATCGACCTCGGCGATCGCCCAGCCCAGCGCCGCGGTGTACCAGCAGGTCATCTCCGGCGGCTTCACCGGGATCATCATCGACAACTCCTCCGCACCGCACCGGGCGGTGTTCCCCGCCGAACTGCTGCAGAAGGCGCTCGAGCAGGGTGACGCCGACATGACGGTCAAGTCGCTGCTGGCGGGGCCGCGCGACGAGCAGACGCCGGTGAAGGTCGCCGAGGCGCTCGCGAAGACGCGCAGCTGGGTCGCGATCAACGACGGCGGAAACGGCCAGCCCGTCGGCGTCGCCGAGGCACGCACCACCGACGGACGGCGCTTCCTGCAGGTGTTCTCGCACCCGCTCGAGATCGTCGCGCTGGGCCGCGAGGACAAGCCCGCACCGTTCCAGCCCGAGCAGCTGGCGAAGGTGCTCAGCGAGCACTCCGAGATCGCCGGCATCCTCGTCGACATCGCAGGACCCTCGATCGCGATCGAACGCGAGCACCTCAGCGCGCTGCTCGTGCTCGCCGTCGACCTCGGCGACTGA
- the ligD gene encoding non-homologous end-joining DNA ligase, producing MASERVTLTVTDADGEREVSLSSPNKVIWPVEGGDGITKAELADYVQQVSAAFLSANGHRPVSLERFRDGITGEQFFSKNPPKGTPDFVDAVTVTYNSGRRHPQIVLNRASAIVWAVQMNTVVFHPWASLADDTDNPVELRIDLDPQPGTGIAEAIPAAHELREVLREAGLEAFIKTSGNRGLHVFCPIVPEWEFLTVRHAVIAAGRELERRMPKQVTTNWWKEERGERIFVDFNQANRDRTMAGAYSPRAKPGAPVSTPLHWDEVDDVDPSRFTVRSIPARLAEIGDPWADLQKDPGRIDTLLEWWERDVENGLGEMPFPPEFPKMPGEPPRVQPSKKVAENWDAEGNRIDD from the coding sequence ATGGCATCCGAGCGCGTGACTCTGACCGTGACCGACGCCGATGGCGAGCGCGAGGTGTCGCTGTCGAGCCCGAACAAGGTGATCTGGCCGGTCGAGGGCGGTGACGGCATCACCAAGGCCGAGCTCGCCGACTACGTTCAGCAGGTGTCAGCGGCGTTCCTCTCCGCGAACGGGCACCGCCCGGTGTCGCTGGAGCGGTTCCGTGACGGCATCACCGGCGAGCAGTTCTTCTCGAAGAATCCGCCCAAGGGCACCCCCGACTTCGTCGACGCCGTGACCGTCACCTACAACAGCGGACGCCGCCACCCGCAGATCGTGCTGAACCGCGCCAGCGCGATCGTGTGGGCGGTGCAGATGAACACGGTCGTCTTCCACCCGTGGGCCTCGCTCGCCGACGACACCGACAACCCCGTCGAGCTGCGCATCGACCTCGACCCGCAGCCGGGCACCGGCATCGCGGAGGCGATCCCGGCAGCGCACGAACTGCGCGAAGTGCTGCGCGAGGCGGGCCTGGAGGCCTTCATCAAGACCAGCGGCAACCGCGGCCTGCACGTGTTCTGTCCGATCGTGCCGGAATGGGAGTTCCTCACCGTGCGGCACGCGGTGATCGCCGCCGGACGGGAGCTGGAAAGGCGGATGCCGAAGCAGGTGACGACGAACTGGTGGAAGGAGGAGCGCGGCGAGCGGATCTTCGTCGACTTCAACCAGGCCAACCGCGACCGCACGATGGCGGGTGCCTACAGCCCGCGGGCCAAGCCCGGGGCGCCGGTGTCGACGCCGCTCCACTGGGATGAGGTGGATGACGTGGATCCGAGCCGGTTCACCGTGCGCAGCATCCCCGCCCGGCTCGCCGAGATCGGCGACCCGTGGGCCGATCTGCAGAAGGACCCCGGCCGCATCGACACGCTGCTGGAGTGGTGGGAGCGCGATGTGGAGAACGGGCTCGGCGAAATGCCGTTCCCGCCCGAGTTCCCCAAGATGCCCGGTGAGCCGCCGCGGGTGCAGCCCAGCAAGAAGGTGGCGGAGAACTGGGATGCCGAGGGCAACCGCATCGACGACTGA
- a CDS encoding ATP-dependent DNA ligase — translation MYDIPAPMLAKAAASVPDPSKRPMLYEPKWDGFRGLIAWDGETLEIGSRGAKPLTRYFPELVDQLPGLLPGPCLLDGEIVVATGPAGAQRLDWEALSQRIHPAASRVAKLAAETPAMFIAFDLLADGEDDLQQHPFRERRARLERMLAGAAHPLHLTRTTDDPELARRWLAEFEGAGLDGVVAKPLDDPYAPGRRTLIKVKHARTADVVALGYRVHKSGSGVGSLLVGLYDEAGVLRQVGGVAAWTDAMRRKLVDELAPLVERDESGEVVTGEGERSRFTGAKDVSFVRLRPERVLEVRYDQLEGARFRHTVQFERWRPDRDAVSCTYAQLDTVAGYDLADVLT, via the coding sequence ATGTACGACATCCCCGCTCCGATGCTCGCCAAGGCGGCGGCATCCGTTCCCGACCCGTCGAAGCGTCCGATGCTGTACGAGCCGAAATGGGACGGATTCCGCGGCCTGATCGCCTGGGACGGCGAGACGCTCGAGATCGGTTCGCGCGGTGCGAAGCCGCTGACCCGCTACTTCCCCGAGCTGGTCGACCAGCTCCCCGGCCTGCTGCCCGGGCCGTGCCTGCTGGACGGTGAGATCGTCGTCGCGACCGGCCCGGCCGGCGCGCAGCGCCTGGACTGGGAGGCGCTCAGCCAGCGCATCCATCCCGCCGCCTCCCGCGTCGCAAAGCTCGCGGCCGAGACGCCGGCGATGTTCATCGCCTTCGATCTGCTCGCCGACGGCGAGGACGATCTGCAGCAGCATCCGTTCCGCGAGCGCCGGGCACGGCTGGAGCGGATGCTGGCCGGCGCCGCGCACCCGCTGCACCTCACGCGCACCACGGACGACCCCGAGCTGGCCCGCCGCTGGCTGGCCGAGTTCGAGGGCGCGGGTCTCGACGGGGTGGTCGCCAAGCCGCTCGACGACCCCTACGCGCCCGGGAGGCGCACGCTGATCAAGGTCAAGCACGCCCGCACCGCCGACGTCGTCGCGCTCGGCTACCGGGTGCACAAGAGCGGCTCGGGCGTCGGGTCGCTGCTGGTCGGGCTGTACGACGAAGCCGGCGTGCTGCGGCAGGTGGGCGGAGTGGCCGCGTGGACGGATGCCATGCGGCGCAAGCTCGTCGACGAGCTCGCGCCGCTGGTCGAGCGCGACGAGTCGGGTGAGGTCGTCACCGGTGAGGGCGAGCGGTCGCGGTTCACCGGCGCGAAGGACGTGTCGTTCGTGCGGCTGCGTCCGGAACGCGTGCTCGAGGTGCGCTACGACCAGCTGGAGGGGGCGCGGTTCCGGCACACGGTGCAGTTCGAGCGCTGGCGACCGGATCGGGATGCCGTCTCATGCACCTACGCGCAGCTGGACACCGTCGCCGGCTACGACCTCGCCGACGTCCTCACCTGA